In Gordonia iterans, the following proteins share a genomic window:
- a CDS encoding leucyl aminopeptidase yields the protein MSSNDIISRQRGPRIDLVTGLSKDDDVLVVGLIAPETSDESGDDPNTDEPTLLVTEDLLDDAAAEALTSALRAVQATGKQGQVATVPAPDGLPVRLVAAVGLGTAEESESPETVRQAAGNAIRSLDGAGTVVSTLSAAGLGAAAEGFYLGAYRFDEFRSDVSRPEKQPPSQVGLLVPQKSKQAKAELDHALVVADAVALARDFVNTPPSHLFPGEFADRARRVAAAAGLTVEILDEQALADAGYGGIVGVGQGSSRPPRLVRIAYSPSNAEKSVALVGKGITFDTGGISIKPASGMEQMTSDMGGAAAVIAAVVAAAKLGLGVGVTATVPMAENMPSGTAQRPGDVLTQYGGTTVEVLNTDAEGRLILADAIVRACEDEPDYLIDTATLTGAQMVALGTRTPGVLGTDDFRDRVARLSQETGENGWAMPMPAELRADLNSRVADLANVTNHRWGGMLSAAMFLREFVADGIGWAHIDVAGPAFNSGGPWGYTAKGGTGVPVRTLIAVLEDVADAG from the coding sequence GTGAGCAGCAACGACATCATCAGCCGCCAACGCGGCCCCCGAATCGACCTGGTGACCGGCCTGTCCAAGGACGACGACGTCCTCGTCGTCGGACTGATCGCCCCGGAGACGTCCGACGAGTCCGGCGACGACCCGAACACCGACGAGCCCACCCTGCTGGTGACCGAGGATCTGCTCGACGACGCCGCCGCCGAGGCCCTGACGTCCGCGCTGCGCGCCGTGCAGGCCACCGGCAAGCAGGGACAGGTCGCTACCGTGCCCGCACCCGACGGCCTGCCGGTCCGCCTGGTGGCGGCCGTCGGGCTGGGAACTGCCGAGGAGTCGGAGTCGCCGGAAACCGTGCGGCAGGCAGCCGGCAACGCGATCCGCTCCCTCGACGGTGCGGGCACCGTGGTCTCGACGCTGTCGGCCGCCGGTCTGGGCGCCGCCGCCGAGGGCTTCTACCTCGGGGCGTACCGCTTCGACGAGTTCCGCTCGGATGTATCGCGGCCGGAGAAGCAGCCGCCGTCCCAGGTCGGACTGCTGGTGCCGCAGAAGTCCAAGCAGGCCAAGGCCGAACTAGACCACGCCCTGGTCGTCGCCGATGCGGTGGCGCTGGCCCGCGACTTCGTCAACACCCCGCCGAGTCACCTGTTCCCCGGCGAGTTCGCCGACCGGGCCCGCCGAGTCGCCGCCGCCGCCGGGCTGACCGTCGAGATTCTCGACGAGCAGGCACTGGCCGACGCAGGCTATGGCGGCATCGTCGGTGTCGGACAAGGCAGTTCCCGTCCACCGCGACTGGTTCGGATCGCCTACTCGCCGTCGAACGCCGAGAAGTCGGTGGCCCTGGTCGGCAAGGGCATCACCTTCGACACCGGCGGGATCTCGATCAAACCGGCGTCCGGCATGGAGCAGATGACCTCCGACATGGGCGGCGCGGCCGCGGTGATCGCGGCCGTCGTCGCCGCGGCGAAGCTCGGCCTCGGCGTCGGCGTCACCGCGACGGTGCCGATGGCCGAGAACATGCCCTCGGGCACCGCGCAACGTCCGGGCGACGTGCTCACCCAGTACGGCGGCACCACCGTCGAGGTGCTCAACACCGACGCCGAGGGCCGGTTGATCCTGGCCGATGCCATCGTGCGCGCCTGCGAGGACGAACCGGACTACCTGATCGACACGGCCACCCTGACCGGTGCGCAGATGGTCGCCCTGGGCACCCGCACCCCGGGTGTCCTGGGCACCGACGATTTCCGCGACCGCGTCGCCCGCCTCTCGCAGGAGACCGGCGAGAACGGGTGGGCCATGCCGATGCCCGCCGAACTGCGGGCAGATCTCAACTCGCGGGTGGCCGACCTGGCCAACGTCACCAATCACCGGTGGGGCGGAATGCTCTCGGCCGCAATGTTTCTGCGTGAGTTCGTCGCCGACGGGATCGGCTGGGCGCATATCGACGTCGCCGGTCCGGCGTTCAACTCGGGCGGCCCGTGGGGGTACACCGCCAAGGGCGGCACGGGTGTTCCGGTCCGGACGCTGATCGCCGTGCTGGAGGACGTCGCCGACGCCGGCTGA
- the lipA gene encoding lipoyl synthase gives MTSQHPEGRKLLRLEVRNAQTPIERKPKWIKTKATMGPEYSELKGLVRSEGLHTVCEEAGCPNIYECWEDREATFLIGGEQCTRRCDFCQIDTGKPAALDTDEPRRVAESVRAMGLRYSTITGVARDDLPDEGAWLYAETVRKIHEYNPGTGVENLIPDFHANPELLAEVFDARPEVLAHNLETVPRIFKRIRPAFRYERSLDVLTQARDFGLVTKSNLILGMGETPEEVRSALRDLHDAGCDIVTITQYLRPTPRHHPVERWVKPEEFVEHSEYATELGFAGVLGGPLVRSSYRAGRLYAQAMAKHGRELDPAMAHLANEGSTAQEASSVIARMAAAAR, from the coding sequence GTGACATCCCAGCATCCCGAAGGCCGCAAGCTCCTCCGTCTGGAGGTGCGCAACGCGCAGACCCCGATCGAGCGCAAGCCGAAGTGGATCAAGACCAAGGCGACGATGGGCCCGGAGTACTCCGAACTCAAAGGCCTGGTTCGCAGCGAGGGCCTGCACACCGTGTGCGAGGAAGCCGGGTGCCCCAACATCTACGAGTGCTGGGAAGACCGTGAGGCCACCTTCCTGATCGGCGGCGAGCAATGCACCCGCCGCTGTGACTTCTGCCAGATCGATACCGGCAAGCCCGCCGCGCTCGACACCGACGAGCCGCGGCGCGTCGCCGAATCGGTCCGGGCGATGGGTCTGCGCTACTCGACGATCACCGGCGTGGCGCGGGACGACCTGCCCGACGAGGGCGCGTGGCTGTACGCCGAGACCGTCCGCAAGATCCACGAGTACAACCCGGGCACCGGCGTGGAGAACCTGATCCCGGACTTCCATGCGAATCCGGAGCTGCTGGCCGAGGTGTTCGACGCCCGGCCCGAGGTGCTCGCACACAACCTGGAGACCGTCCCCCGCATCTTCAAGCGCATCCGCCCGGCGTTCCGGTACGAGCGGTCGCTCGACGTGCTCACCCAGGCCCGCGACTTCGGACTGGTGACCAAGTCGAACCTGATCCTGGGCATGGGCGAGACCCCGGAGGAGGTGCGATCGGCACTGCGCGATCTGCACGACGCCGGCTGCGACATCGTCACCATCACCCAATACCTGCGCCCGACCCCGCGGCACCATCCGGTGGAGCGGTGGGTCAAGCCGGAAGAGTTCGTCGAGCATTCCGAGTACGCCACCGAACTCGGATTCGCCGGGGTGCTCGGCGGCCCGCTGGTCCGCTCCTCGTACCGCGCAGGCCGCCTGTATGCCCAGGCGATGGCCAAGCACGGCCGCGAACTCGATCCGGCGATGGCACACCTGGCGAACGAGGGCAGCACCGCCCAGGAGGCGTCCTCGGTGATCGCCCGGATGGCCGCCGCCGCCCGCTGA
- a CDS encoding TIGR01777 family oxidoreductase codes for MRIAVAGSHGLIGSALAESLARSGHDVVRLVRSTVTGPDQVRWDPEGYGIPPGTFDGVDAVVGLGGLGLGNRRWSGWVKQQLRDSRIVPTAVLAEAVHEAGVPVFLSASATGFYGDTGDDAATEETGPGDGFLADLTVDWEAAALPAVGARVVHLRTAPVLSRRGGLLGRLRPLYKLGAGGPIGDGRQFFSWITLADEIAAIRHVLDDDSLSGPVNLSAPQQVRYSEFSDQLARALHRRSLVKVPARVAKAVGGELVEELILASSRVEPKLLLSRGFTFAHPTLPAALEYARA; via the coding sequence ATGCGTATCGCCGTCGCCGGCAGCCACGGCCTGATCGGTTCCGCCCTGGCCGAGTCGCTCGCCCGTTCCGGGCACGACGTCGTACGCCTGGTGCGCAGCACCGTCACCGGTCCCGATCAGGTCCGGTGGGATCCCGAGGGCTACGGGATTCCGCCGGGCACGTTCGACGGCGTCGACGCGGTGGTGGGACTCGGCGGACTGGGTCTGGGCAACCGCCGGTGGAGCGGCTGGGTCAAGCAGCAGTTGCGTGATTCGCGGATCGTGCCGACCGCGGTACTGGCCGAGGCGGTCCACGAGGCCGGTGTGCCGGTCTTCCTCAGTGCCAGCGCGACCGGCTTCTACGGCGACACCGGCGACGACGCCGCGACCGAGGAGACCGGACCCGGCGACGGGTTCCTGGCGGATTTGACCGTCGACTGGGAAGCGGCCGCGCTGCCCGCGGTGGGCGCGCGCGTGGTGCATCTGCGCACCGCGCCCGTGCTGTCTCGCCGAGGCGGCCTGCTCGGTCGGCTGCGTCCGCTGTACAAGCTCGGCGCCGGCGGGCCGATCGGCGACGGCCGGCAGTTCTTCTCGTGGATCACACTGGCCGACGAGATCGCGGCCATCCGCCACGTGCTGGACGACGATTCCCTCTCCGGCCCGGTGAACCTCTCTGCGCCGCAACAGGTTCGATACAGCGAGTTCAGCGATCAGCTGGCCCGGGCACTGCATCGCCGATCCCTGGTGAAGGTTCCCGCCCGCGTCGCCAAGGCCGTCGGCGGTGAGCTCGTGGAAGAACTGATCCTCGCGTCCTCGCGCGTCGAGCCGAAGCTGCTCCTGTCGCGCGGCTTCACCTTCGCCCACCCGACGCTCCCCGCAGCTCTGGAGTACGCCCGTGCGTAA
- the lipB gene encoding lipoyl(octanoyl) transferase LipB → MRNGSARAATGPVEVRPLGVVDYEEAYDLQHRLAAERASGELDHDVLLLLEHPSIYTAGKRTEDSDRPVNGARVIDVDRGGRITWHGPGQLVGYPIVKLAEPLDVVDYVRRIEEALIAFCADQGLATTRVEGRSGVWVDDDAGQRKLGQIGIRVSRGVTLHGFALNVDPDMAVFSAIVPCGIADAGVTSLAAELGRPLSVADTLAPVAAHVQECLDADRALMHPEASAPPSVGSTQ, encoded by the coding sequence GTGCGTAACGGTTCCGCCCGCGCCGCCACCGGTCCCGTCGAGGTCCGGCCCCTCGGCGTCGTCGACTATGAGGAAGCCTACGACCTCCAGCACCGCCTCGCCGCCGAGCGTGCGAGCGGCGAACTCGATCACGACGTCCTGCTGCTGCTCGAGCACCCCTCGATCTACACCGCCGGCAAGCGCACTGAGGACTCGGACCGTCCGGTGAACGGGGCGCGGGTGATCGACGTCGACCGCGGCGGTCGTATCACCTGGCACGGGCCGGGTCAGCTCGTCGGCTACCCGATCGTCAAGCTCGCCGAGCCGCTCGACGTGGTCGACTACGTCCGCCGCATCGAGGAGGCGCTCATCGCCTTCTGCGCCGATCAAGGGCTCGCGACCACCCGGGTCGAGGGCCGGTCCGGTGTCTGGGTCGACGACGACGCGGGGCAGCGCAAACTCGGTCAGATCGGCATCCGGGTGTCCCGCGGGGTCACGCTGCACGGCTTCGCGCTGAACGTCGACCCGGACATGGCGGTGTTCTCCGCGATCGTCCCGTGCGGGATCGCCGACGCAGGGGTCACCTCGCTGGCGGCCGAGCTCGGCAGACCGCTGTCCGTCGCCGACACCCTCGCTCCGGTCGCCGCGCACGTTCAGGAATGTCTGGACGCCGATCGAGCGTTGATGCATCCGGAAGCATCCGCACCCCCGAGCGTAGGATCGACACAGTGA
- a CDS encoding adenosylcobinamide-GDP ribazoletransferase, which translates to MTSGDGPRTGALHLAASWLTVVPVPQPRSAPDARDGTRVIAVVPVLGLIIGTLTAAISFGFGFTELPHLVTGALCVAFLALISRGMHLDGLADTADGLGCYGAPERVRAVMRSGDVGPFGAATLALALLLQAAAIGALAGDHRWFAIAFAVFLGRIAVVVACRRGLPSANPDGFGALVAGTARTSVVVWLLFAAAAAGGAGWLDPPAAEFSGSAAVRAVVAVAAVAAFATVFTRHCARRIGGVSGDVLGATLELSTTLALVLLLL; encoded by the coding sequence ATGACGTCCGGCGACGGTCCGCGCACCGGTGCGCTGCACCTCGCCGCGAGCTGGCTGACCGTCGTACCCGTCCCCCAACCGCGGTCGGCTCCCGACGCGCGCGACGGCACCCGGGTGATCGCCGTCGTACCGGTGCTCGGATTGATCATCGGAACACTCACGGCGGCAATCTCTTTCGGGTTCGGCTTCACCGAGCTGCCGCATCTCGTCACCGGCGCTCTGTGCGTGGCGTTCCTGGCGCTGATCTCCCGGGGCATGCATCTGGACGGGCTCGCCGACACCGCCGACGGCCTCGGCTGCTACGGCGCCCCTGAGCGCGTGCGCGCCGTGATGCGTTCGGGCGACGTCGGACCGTTCGGCGCCGCGACGCTGGCGCTGGCACTGCTCCTCCAGGCGGCGGCGATCGGCGCGCTCGCCGGCGATCACCGCTGGTTCGCGATCGCGTTCGCCGTGTTCCTCGGACGGATCGCGGTGGTGGTCGCCTGCCGTCGGGGCCTGCCCTCGGCGAACCCCGACGGCTTCGGCGCACTGGTCGCCGGCACTGCGCGCACGTCGGTCGTCGTCTGGCTGCTGTTCGCGGCCGCAGCGGCCGGCGGCGCCGGATGGCTCGATCCCCCCGCAGCGGAGTTCTCCGGGTCCGCCGCCGTCCGTGCGGTCGTCGCGGTGGCGGCGGTCGCGGCGTTCGCCACCGTGTTCACCCGCCACTGTGCGCGGCGCATCGGCGGAGTGTCCGGCGACGTCCTCGGCGCGACCCTGGAGCTGAGCACCACGCTCGCCCTGGTGCTCCTGCTCCTCTGA
- the sucB gene encoding 2-oxoglutarate dehydrogenase, E2 component, dihydrolipoamide succinyltransferase, producing the protein MAFSVEMPALGESVTEGTVTQWLKSEGDTVTADEPLLEVSTDKVDTEIPAPASGVLIKIVAQEDDVVEVGGQLALIGEAGEAAGDDSAAASEPAAEPASEPEPETEAEPAPETGSSAPAASSSAPAEGQAVTMPELGESVTEGTVTNWLKAVGDTVAVDEPLVEVSTDKVDTEIPSPYAGVLLEIVADTDDVVAVGGKLAVIGEPGAAAPSAPAPSRPEPAETPKTETPKTEAPKTEAPKTEAPKSEAPQPEKEAAPARAAAPAAKEPTDLESTPYVTPLVRKLAAEHDIDLATVTGTGVGGRIRKQDVLAAAEAKKAPAAPAQASPAPASAAPAKRAAPAASPELTALIGTTQKINRIRQLTAAKTRESLASSAQLTQVHEADLTRVAQLRQQAKASFRATEGVNLTFLPFFAKAVVEALKVHPNVNASIDEAKKEITYHPHVHLGIAVDTPQGLLSPVIKNAEDLSLAGLARAIADIAARARSGDLKPDELAGGTFTITNIGSEGALFDTPILVPPQAAMLGTGAIVKRPVVLTAADGTESIAARSMAFLPLTYDHRLIDGADAGRFLTTVRQRLEAGEFAADLGL; encoded by the coding sequence ATGGCCTTCTCCGTCGAGATGCCCGCACTGGGTGAAAGCGTCACCGAGGGCACGGTCACTCAGTGGCTCAAGAGCGAGGGCGACACGGTCACCGCCGACGAGCCCCTGCTGGAGGTCTCCACCGACAAGGTCGACACCGAGATCCCGGCGCCGGCGAGCGGCGTGCTGATCAAGATCGTCGCGCAGGAGGACGACGTGGTGGAGGTCGGCGGTCAGCTGGCGCTGATCGGCGAAGCCGGTGAGGCCGCCGGCGACGACTCGGCCGCCGCTTCCGAACCCGCGGCCGAACCCGCTTCCGAGCCGGAACCCGAAACCGAGGCCGAGCCCGCTCCCGAAACCGGCTCGTCTGCCCCGGCCGCTTCTTCGTCTGCGCCCGCCGAGGGGCAGGCCGTGACCATGCCCGAGCTGGGCGAGTCGGTCACCGAGGGCACCGTCACCAACTGGCTCAAGGCCGTCGGCGACACCGTCGCCGTCGACGAGCCGCTGGTGGAGGTCTCCACCGACAAGGTCGACACCGAGATCCCGTCCCCGTATGCGGGCGTGCTGCTGGAGATCGTCGCCGACACCGACGACGTCGTCGCCGTCGGCGGCAAGCTCGCCGTGATCGGCGAGCCCGGCGCTGCGGCCCCGTCGGCTCCCGCGCCGTCGCGGCCCGAGCCCGCCGAGACCCCGAAGACCGAGACCCCGAAGACCGAAGCTCCGAAGACCGAAGCACCGAAGACCGAAGCACCGAAGAGCGAGGCACCCCAGCCGGAGAAGGAAGCGGCCCCCGCGCGCGCCGCTGCTCCGGCCGCCAAGGAGCCGACTGACCTGGAGTCGACCCCGTACGTGACTCCGCTGGTCCGCAAGCTGGCCGCCGAGCACGACATCGACCTGGCCACCGTCACCGGCACCGGGGTGGGCGGACGCATCCGCAAGCAGGACGTCCTGGCCGCGGCCGAGGCCAAGAAGGCGCCCGCTGCGCCTGCGCAGGCCTCCCCCGCTCCCGCGTCCGCGGCGCCCGCGAAGCGGGCCGCCCCGGCCGCCAGCCCGGAACTCACCGCGCTGATCGGCACCACCCAGAAGATCAACCGGATCCGCCAGCTCACCGCAGCCAAGACCCGCGAGTCGCTGGCCTCCAGCGCCCAGCTCACGCAGGTGCACGAGGCCGACCTGACCAGGGTCGCGCAACTCCGCCAGCAGGCGAAGGCCTCGTTCCGGGCGACCGAGGGCGTCAACCTGACTTTCCTGCCGTTCTTCGCCAAGGCCGTGGTCGAGGCGCTCAAGGTGCACCCGAACGTCAACGCGTCGATCGACGAGGCGAAGAAGGAGATCACCTATCACCCGCACGTGCACCTGGGCATCGCGGTGGACACCCCGCAGGGCCTGCTCTCCCCGGTGATCAAGAACGCCGAGGATCTGTCGCTGGCCGGACTGGCCCGGGCGATCGCCGACATCGCCGCCCGCGCCCGCTCCGGCGACCTCAAGCCCGACGAGCTGGCCGGCGGCACGTTCACCATCACCAACATCGGCAGCGAGGGCGCCCTGTTCGACACCCCGATCCTGGTGCCGCCGCAGGCCGCCATGCTCGGTACCGGAGCCATCGTCAAGCGCCCCGTGGTGCTGACCGCGGCCGACGGCACCGAATCGATCGCCGCCCGGTCGATGGCCTTCCTGCCGCTCACCTACGATCACCGCCTGATCGACGGCGCCGATGCCGGACGCTTCCTGACCACGGTGCGTCAGCGCCTGGAGGCCGGCGAGTTCGCGGCCGACCTCGGCCTCTGA
- a CDS encoding DUF805 domain-containing protein: MTNPPGPQTPPIDWPDYDIGFIDAIKRGFTKYATFSGRASRAEFWWWFLGIYLINIVLGIIVMIAVIGSIAATTNTTTDSSGNTTVTTTGAGVPYFAIVLIIVFVVWALATIVPNIAVAVRRLHDAGYTGWLYLLTLIPFGGIVVLVLCASQTSPNAEQYGPPYTQGAPMPGYGAPQGYSQTPPPGYGQQPPQGYGQRPPQGYGQQPPQGYGQRPPQGYGQQPPQGYGQQPPQGYGQ, encoded by the coding sequence ATGACCAATCCCCCTGGACCACAGACCCCGCCGATCGACTGGCCCGACTACGACATCGGGTTCATCGACGCGATCAAGCGTGGTTTCACCAAGTACGCCACCTTCAGCGGGCGGGCGAGTCGCGCCGAGTTCTGGTGGTGGTTCCTCGGCATCTATCTGATCAACATCGTCCTGGGCATCATCGTGATGATCGCAGTGATCGGCTCGATCGCGGCTACCACCAACACGACCACCGACTCGTCCGGCAACACCACGGTGACCACCACGGGCGCCGGTGTGCCCTACTTCGCGATCGTGCTCATCATCGTGTTCGTGGTCTGGGCCCTGGCGACCATCGTCCCGAACATCGCCGTCGCCGTGCGCCGGCTGCACGATGCCGGCTACACCGGCTGGCTGTACCTGCTCACCCTGATTCCGTTCGGCGGCATCGTGGTCCTGGTTCTGTGCGCTTCCCAGACTTCGCCCAACGCCGAGCAGTACGGTCCGCCCTACACCCAGGGGGCGCCGATGCCCGGATACGGTGCGCCGCAGGGCTACAGCCAGACTCCTCCGCCGGGCTACGGCCAGCAGCCGCCGCAGGGTTACGGCCAGCGGCCACCGCAGGGTTACGGTCAGCAGCCGCCGCAGGGTTACGGCCAGCGGCCACCGCAGGGTTACGGTCAGCAGCCGCCGCAGGGTTACGGTCAGCAGCCGCCGCAGGGTTACGGCCAGTAG
- a CDS encoding DUF4191 domain-containing protein — protein MAKPTDPASKEAKKAAKAARKAASKQQRQQIWQAFNMQRKEDKALIPLMLAIVIGTGVVFFLIGQFAFGGRWFMLVLGVILGILLAFIFFGRRVSKSVYKKAEGQPGAAGWALGNMRGQWRVQQAVTGTSHLDAVHRVIGKPGIILVGEGSAGRVRPLMAQEKKKAARVVGDTPIYQIVVGNDDGEVPLAKLEKHIKKLPGNIDRKRMEALDGRLAALKNKGAAGPAMPKGPMPQGAKMRNVARTARRRGGAS, from the coding sequence ATGGCAAAGCCCACAGACCCCGCGAGCAAAGAGGCCAAGAAGGCCGCGAAAGCCGCCCGGAAGGCCGCTTCCAAGCAGCAGCGCCAGCAGATCTGGCAGGCGTTCAACATGCAGCGCAAGGAAGACAAGGCGCTGATCCCCCTGATGCTGGCGATCGTGATCGGCACCGGCGTGGTGTTCTTCCTGATCGGCCAGTTCGCGTTCGGCGGACGCTGGTTCATGCTGGTGCTCGGCGTCATCCTGGGCATTCTGCTGGCGTTCATCTTCTTCGGACGCCGCGTGTCCAAGAGCGTCTACAAGAAGGCCGAGGGACAGCCCGGGGCCGCCGGGTGGGCGCTGGGCAACATGCGTGGACAGTGGCGCGTACAGCAGGCCGTGACCGGCACCAGTCACCTCGACGCCGTGCACCGGGTGATCGGCAAGCCCGGGATCATCCTGGTCGGCGAGGGTTCGGCCGGTCGCGTGCGACCGCTCATGGCGCAGGAGAAGAAGAAGGCGGCCCGCGTGGTCGGCGACACCCCGATCTACCAGATCGTCGTCGGCAACGACGACGGCGAGGTCCCGCTGGCCAAGCTCGAGAAGCACATCAAGAAGCTCCCCGGCAACATCGACCGCAAGCGCATGGAGGCCCTCGACGGCCGCCTCGCCGCGCTGAAGAACAAGGGCGCGGCCGGGCCCGCGATGCCCAAAGGCCCGATGCCGCAAGGCGCCAAGATGCGCAACGTGGCGCGCACTGCGCGCCGCCGCGGAGGCGCTTCCTGA
- a CDS encoding branched-chain amino acid aminotransferase, giving the protein MTLEFALTDHPHPVSDGRRNEILSAPGFGNHFTDHMVTVDFDRDRGWHRAMVTPYGPIALDPAAMVLHYAQEIFEGLKGYRQPDGSIAAFRPEANAERFNNSARRLAMPEFDVDDFIGALRALVAVDHGWVPASGGEESLYLRPFMFATEPSLGVRPANEYRFVVIASPAGAYFSGGVKPVSVYLCTEYVRASPGGTGAAKFGGNYAASLLAQAQAAEQGCDQVVWLDAVERRYIEEMGGMNLFFVLGTGSDAEIVTPELSGSLLPGITRDSLLTLAADAGYRVSERKISTEELRKGAASGEISEVFACGTAAVITPVGRVKSDTDDYLIGDGATGEVTQALRDTLTGLQRGTFADIHGWMTTLYP; this is encoded by the coding sequence ATGACCCTGGAGTTCGCGCTTACCGATCATCCCCACCCCGTCTCGGACGGGCGCCGCAACGAGATCCTGTCCGCGCCCGGCTTCGGTAACCACTTCACCGACCACATGGTGACGGTCGACTTCGACCGCGATCGCGGCTGGCACCGCGCGATGGTGACCCCGTACGGCCCGATCGCCCTCGATCCGGCGGCGATGGTCCTGCACTACGCGCAGGAGATCTTCGAGGGGCTCAAAGGCTACCGGCAGCCGGACGGTTCGATCGCGGCATTCCGGCCCGAGGCCAACGCCGAGCGCTTCAACAACTCCGCTCGCCGCTTGGCGATGCCGGAGTTCGACGTCGATGACTTCATCGGCGCGCTGCGCGCCCTGGTCGCCGTCGACCACGGCTGGGTGCCTGCGTCCGGCGGCGAGGAGTCGTTGTACCTGCGGCCGTTCATGTTCGCGACCGAGCCGAGTCTGGGGGTGCGTCCGGCGAACGAGTACCGATTCGTCGTCATCGCCTCGCCGGCCGGCGCCTACTTCTCCGGCGGTGTGAAGCCGGTCAGCGTCTACCTGTGCACCGAATACGTCCGCGCCTCGCCGGGCGGCACCGGCGCGGCCAAATTCGGCGGCAACTACGCCGCCTCGCTGCTCGCGCAAGCGCAGGCCGCCGAGCAGGGCTGCGACCAGGTCGTCTGGCTCGACGCGGTCGAGCGCCGCTACATCGAGGAGATGGGCGGCATGAACCTCTTCTTCGTCCTCGGCACGGGGTCGGACGCCGAGATCGTGACGCCGGAACTGTCCGGGTCGCTGCTGCCGGGAATCACCCGCGACTCGCTGCTGACCCTGGCCGCCGACGCCGGGTACCGCGTCAGCGAGCGGAAGATCTCCACCGAGGAACTGCGCAAGGGCGCGGCCTCAGGGGAGATCTCCGAGGTCTTCGCATGCGGCACTGCGGCGGTGATCACTCCGGTCGGCCGGGTCAAGAGCGACACCGACGACTACCTGATCGGCGACGGCGCCACCGGCGAAGTGACCCAGGCCCTGCGGGACACCCTCACCGGGCTGCAGCGCGGCACCTTCGCCGACATCCACGGGTGGATGACCACGCTCTACCCGTGA
- the gcvT gene encoding glycine cleavage system aminomethyltransferase GcvT: MTELFAGPIADRHRALGATFAEFGGWDMPVSYSGTSVEHQAVREKVGLFDVSHLGKALVAGPGAAALVNRTLSNDLAKIVPGKAQYTLCCNERGGVIDDLIAYLVGDDEVFLVPNAANTAAVVAALSAAAPDGVTVTDQHREYGVFAVQGPEAPAVLHALGLPSEMEYMAFADGTVDVDGASCPVRVCRTGYTGERGYEVLPRWADAGPVWDALLGEVTERGGLPAGLGARDTLRTEMGYALHGHELSEDITPVQARSGWAVGWKKPEFFGREALIAEREQGPARRLTGLKATGRGVLRAGCTVHLYPGGEAIGECTSGTFSPTLKTGIALAFLDTLAGLKAGDEVSVDVRGRAVPCIVVDPPFVESHV; this comes from the coding sequence ATGACCGAACTGTTTGCCGGCCCGATCGCCGACCGTCACCGCGCCCTGGGCGCCACCTTCGCCGAGTTCGGAGGATGGGACATGCCCGTCTCCTACTCCGGCACGTCCGTCGAGCACCAGGCGGTGCGTGAGAAGGTCGGCCTGTTCGACGTGAGCCATCTCGGCAAGGCGCTGGTCGCCGGGCCCGGCGCGGCCGCCCTGGTCAATCGCACGCTCTCCAACGACCTGGCCAAGATCGTTCCGGGCAAGGCGCAGTACACGCTCTGCTGCAACGAGCGCGGCGGCGTGATCGACGACCTGATCGCCTACCTGGTCGGCGACGACGAGGTGTTTCTGGTGCCCAACGCGGCCAACACCGCCGCCGTCGTCGCCGCGCTCTCGGCCGCCGCCCCCGACGGCGTCACGGTGACCGACCAGCACCGCGAGTACGGCGTGTTCGCGGTCCAGGGACCCGAGGCGCCCGCGGTGCTGCATGCGCTCGGCCTGCCGTCCGAGATGGAGTACATGGCGTTCGCCGACGGCACCGTGGACGTGGACGGCGCGTCGTGTCCGGTGCGCGTGTGCCGCACCGGATACACCGGCGAACGCGGCTACGAGGTGCTGCCCCGTTGGGCCGACGCCGGCCCCGTCTGGGACGCGCTGCTGGGGGAGGTCACCGAGCGCGGCGGCCTGCCGGCCGGCCTCGGCGCCCGCGATACGCTGCGCACCGAGATGGGCTACGCGCTGCACGGGCACGAACTGAGCGAGGACATCACCCCGGTCCAGGCCCGGTCGGGCTGGGCCGTCGGCTGGAAGAAGCCGGAGTTCTTCGGGCGCGAGGCCCTGATCGCCGAGCGGGAGCAGGGTCCCGCACGCCGCCTCACCGGTCTCAAGGCCACCGGTCGCGGGGTCCTGCGCGCCGGCTGCACCGTCCACCTGTACCCGGGCGGCGAGGCGATCGGCGAATGCACCTCGGGCACCTTCTCGCCGACGCTCAAGACCGGCATCGCGCTGGCCTTCCTCGACACCCTCGCCGGGCTGAAAGCGGGCGACGAGGTGAGCGTCGACGTCCGCGGGCGGGCGGTGCCGTGCATCGTCGTCGATCCGCCGTTCGTCGAGAGTCACGTCTGA